In Candidatus Polarisedimenticolia bacterium, the following are encoded in one genomic region:
- a CDS encoding glycosyltransferase family 39 protein codes for MSESWADPLAASRRRAAWIALLLVCSALVPLLLFLDRPALLDPDESAYAESVREMVASGNLLVPRLYGRPLFDKPILYYWILMASFRLFGWSEVGARLPSALAAFGGLLAVYRIGSRIHKSRRAGILSAVILASSFEYFLLARAAVTDMILTSLCTLALMLCFEALEGEEGRIIPLLAAACLGAAVLVKGPVGFLVPLLVLAAYLVASGRLRHWRRLRPVSGAMVFAGMVLPWFGFMARSNPGLLREFLLAGNLGRFLTPEHRSQPLLYYPVVLFAGFLPWSAWLPAALWRGWSRRASPGGAGRGHILLLAWLVVPLVFFSMAASKLPSYILPALPAAALLVGGCFEHQLVAPLGRAGRSGPVLLMVIGTAMALLLWRLPGLGSLPEGLRESLLCASLAALAGALLALFFRRRGLAGSAVTLLASGSLALMPALLWGNAPRLTACLSSREAAEHLAPRVRPGDALVYYRESDHAGLAFYLRKTPIFVDREADLVGLLSNARRAWCLMEAPRYEKLRKELPPEVPLHVAARVGDVLVATNAAEAL; via the coding sequence ATGAGCGAGAGCTGGGCCGATCCGCTCGCCGCTTCGCGGCGGCGTGCGGCCTGGATCGCGCTGCTGCTGGTGTGCTCCGCGCTCGTCCCGCTCCTTCTTTTTCTGGATCGGCCGGCGCTGCTCGATCCGGACGAGTCGGCCTATGCCGAGTCGGTCCGCGAGATGGTGGCGAGCGGAAACCTGCTGGTGCCGCGATTGTACGGCCGGCCGCTTTTCGACAAGCCCATCCTCTATTATTGGATCCTCATGGCGTCCTTCCGCCTCTTCGGCTGGAGCGAGGTCGGCGCCAGGCTGCCCTCCGCCCTGGCCGCCTTTGGCGGGCTTCTGGCCGTCTACCGGATCGGATCGCGGATCCACAAGAGCCGGCGCGCCGGCATCCTCTCGGCCGTCATCCTCGCTTCCTCCTTCGAATACTTCCTGCTCGCACGGGCCGCGGTCACCGACATGATCCTGACCAGCCTGTGCACGCTGGCGCTGATGCTCTGCTTCGAGGCGCTGGAAGGGGAAGAAGGACGAATCATCCCGCTGCTGGCGGCGGCATGTCTGGGTGCCGCCGTCCTCGTCAAAGGGCCGGTGGGTTTCCTGGTTCCCCTCCTCGTGCTGGCAGCGTATCTCGTGGCGAGCGGCCGGCTGCGGCACTGGCGCAGGCTGCGCCCGGTATCCGGCGCCATGGTCTTCGCCGGCATGGTGCTCCCATGGTTCGGGTTCATGGCGCGATCCAATCCGGGCTTGCTCCGAGAGTTCCTCCTGGCCGGTAACCTGGGCCGGTTCCTGACCCCCGAGCATCGCTCACAGCCTCTCCTTTATTACCCGGTCGTCCTGTTCGCGGGCTTTCTCCCCTGGTCGGCCTGGCTGCCGGCGGCGCTTTGGCGCGGCTGGTCGCGCCGCGCCTCACCGGGAGGCGCCGGACGCGGGCACATCCTGCTTCTCGCCTGGCTGGTGGTGCCGCTGGTTTTCTTCTCCATGGCGGCAAGCAAGCTTCCTTCCTACATATTGCCGGCGCTGCCGGCGGCCGCTTTGCTGGTGGGCGGTTGCTTCGAGCATCAGCTGGTCGCGCCTCTCGGACGGGCCGGCCGCTCGGGACCGGTCCTGCTCATGGTGATTGGCACGGCGATGGCGCTGCTGCTCTGGCGGCTTCCCGGGCTGGGCTCGCTTCCCGAGGGTTTGAGGGAAAGCCTGCTGTGTGCCTCGCTCGCGGCACTCGCCGGCGCTTTGCTGGCCCTGTTCTTTCGCAGGCGCGGCCTGGCAGGGTCGGCGGTGACCCTGCTGGCCTCGGGAAGCCTGGCCCTGATGCCGGCCCTGCTGTGGGGGAACGCGCCTCGTCTCACGGCGTGTCTGAGCAGCCGCGAGGCCGCGGAGCATCTCGCGCCGCGGGTCCGTCCCGGCGACGCGCTGGTCTACTACCGGGAAAGCGATCATGCCGGACTGGCCTTCTACCTGAGAAAGACGCCGATCTTCGTCGATCGCGAGGCCGACCTCGTGGGGCTCCTGTCGAATGCCCGCCGCGCCTGGTGCCTGATGGAAGCGCCGCGCTACGAAAAGCTGAGAAAAGAGCTGCCACCCGAGGTGCCGCTGCACGTGGCCGCGAGAGTGGGGGATGTTCTCGTCGCCACGAACGCCGCCGAGGCGCTATAG
- a CDS encoding pirin family protein: MSIRPVKKLIQSKPTLEGAGVHLRRAFGFGNTSDFDPFLLLDDFRNDRPADYLAGFPWHPHRGIETITYVLSGWVEHGDSLGNRGVISAGDVQWMTAGSGIIHQEMPKGDPQGRMHGFQLWGNLPSSLKMTAPRYQEVKAAEIPHVTDDDGSQVRIVCGSFWGKKGPVEGVAADPVYLDISVPPGRRRSFPVETTRHAFAYVFAGAGKFCNASGPLAVPTEPVGWLDTTPPVEAENRSLVLFDSGDEVTVQAGEKGIRFLLVSGRPIEEPVAWYGPIVMNTQEQLRQAFDELQKGTFLKISR; the protein is encoded by the coding sequence ATGTCGATACGACCGGTAAAGAAGCTCATCCAGTCCAAGCCCACCCTCGAAGGGGCCGGAGTGCACCTGCGGCGCGCCTTCGGCTTCGGCAATACCTCTGATTTCGATCCGTTCCTTCTCCTGGACGACTTCCGGAACGACCGGCCGGCTGACTACCTGGCCGGTTTCCCGTGGCATCCGCATCGGGGGATCGAGACGATTACTTATGTCCTCTCGGGATGGGTAGAGCACGGCGACAGCCTGGGAAATCGGGGCGTCATCTCGGCCGGAGACGTCCAGTGGATGACGGCCGGCAGCGGCATCATCCACCAGGAGATGCCCAAGGGAGATCCGCAGGGGAGGATGCATGGCTTCCAGCTGTGGGGAAACCTCCCTTCTTCGCTCAAGATGACGGCGCCGCGCTACCAGGAGGTGAAAGCGGCGGAGATTCCGCACGTGACCGATGACGACGGCAGTCAGGTCCGGATCGTCTGCGGCAGCTTCTGGGGAAAGAAAGGACCGGTGGAAGGGGTCGCCGCGGATCCCGTCTACCTCGACATCTCGGTGCCGCCCGGGCGGCGCAGGAGCTTTCCCGTCGAGACGACGCGTCACGCCTTCGCCTATGTCTTCGCCGGTGCCGGCAAGTTCTGCAACGCTTCGGGACCTCTCGCCGTGCCGACCGAGCCGGTGGGCTGGCTCGACACCACGCCGCCCGTCGAGGCCGAGAACCGATCGCTCGTCCTCTTCGACAGCGGCGACGAGGTGACCGTGCAGGCGGGAGAAAAAGGGATTCGGTTCCTGCTGGTTTCCGGCAGGCCGATCGAGGAGCCGGTCGCCTGGTATGGCCCCATCGTGATGAACACCCAGGAGCAGCTGCGCCAGGCCTTCGACGAGCTTCAGAAAGGCACCTTCCTCAAGATCTCCAGGTAA
- a CDS encoding serine/threonine-protein kinase codes for MSLAPGTRLGPYEIVAPLGAGGMGEVYKARDTRLHRDVAVKMLPSIFAGSEQFRQRFQREAEAISSLNHPHICILHDVGTSPGSAEGSTLHYLVMELLEGETLAERLHRGMLALPEVLKVGRQIASALDAAHRRGIVHRDLKPGNIMLTKSGAKLLDFGLARTAQGEEAAVSGFGSASHLPTAMPTRGPLTAEGTILGTFQYMAPEQLEGAEADTRTDLFALGAVLYEMATGKRAFEGKSKTSLIASIVSSQPAPISSIAPMSPPALDHVVRRCLEKDPEDRWQSAHDIAAELQWIAEGGSAGVAAPVALRRRSREKLAWALAAVLGLAALGLGIAVVARTAPTVRVFRATINPPAGQSLIPFDELGLTLSPDGKTL; via the coding sequence ATGAGCCTTGCTCCAGGAACCAGGCTGGGACCCTACGAAATCGTCGCGCCGCTCGGGGCCGGCGGGATGGGCGAGGTCTACAAGGCGCGCGACACCCGCCTCCATCGCGACGTCGCGGTGAAGATGCTGCCGTCGATCTTCGCGGGCAGCGAGCAGTTCCGCCAGCGGTTCCAGCGCGAGGCGGAGGCGATTTCCTCCCTGAACCACCCGCACATCTGCATCCTCCATGACGTCGGAACCTCTCCGGGATCCGCCGAGGGCTCCACGCTGCACTACCTGGTGATGGAGCTGTTGGAAGGGGAGACCCTGGCGGAGCGGCTGCATCGCGGCATGCTGGCGCTGCCCGAGGTGCTCAAGGTGGGGCGCCAGATCGCCTCGGCGCTCGACGCGGCGCACCGCCGCGGCATCGTGCATCGCGATCTGAAGCCGGGCAACATCATGCTCACCAAGTCGGGGGCGAAGCTCCTGGATTTCGGCCTGGCTCGGACGGCGCAGGGGGAGGAGGCGGCGGTGAGCGGCTTCGGCTCCGCCTCGCACCTGCCGACCGCCATGCCGACGCGCGGCCCGCTGACGGCCGAGGGGACGATCCTCGGCACCTTTCAATACATGGCTCCGGAGCAGCTCGAGGGCGCGGAAGCCGACACGCGGACCGATTTGTTCGCGCTGGGGGCCGTCCTCTACGAGATGGCCACCGGCAAGCGCGCCTTCGAAGGGAAATCGAAGACCAGCCTGATCGCCTCCATCGTCTCCTCCCAGCCGGCGCCCATCTCCTCCATCGCCCCGATGAGCCCGCCGGCCCTCGACCATGTGGTGCGCCGCTGCCTCGAGAAGGACCCCGAGGATCGCTGGCAGAGCGCGCATGACATCGCCGCCGAGCTGCAATGGATTGCCGAGGGGGGATCCGCGGGCGTGGCAGCGCCGGTGGCGCTGCGCCGCAGGAGCCGCGAGAAGCTGGCCTGGGCGCTGGCCGCGGTCCTCGGTCTCGCCGCGCTGGGGCTTGGAATCGCCGTCGTAGCGCGCACGGCTCCAACCGTTCGGGTCTTTCGCGCCACGATCAATCCTCCCGCGGGACAATCGCTGATTCCCTTCGACGAGCTGGGCCTGACGCTCTCACCCGACGGCAAGACGCT
- a CDS encoding ChbG/HpnK family deacetylase, with the protein MRRLLVVADDFGLSAGINRGVATAYREGIVTSTSLLANAARWEGAVSTALRLPGLKVGVHLTLVGGVPVLDPARIPSLAPEGGRFRESWREFLPAWLAGWIDREEALSEWRAQIRRVLDSGLKPAHLDSHQHLHVLPDLWVIALELAREFGIPRIRVPREQGAALPGARPGRRLARRALSLVARCPLLNGAPRSCDRFFGGAEAGHLSISSLGSILRAIPEGWSELMVHPGHPEPALTHDYPWGYDWESEVRALCAEETWRELRRCGIELDRDPAGKPDDGKSSWK; encoded by the coding sequence GTGAGGCGGCTGCTGGTGGTGGCCGACGATTTCGGCCTGTCCGCGGGAATCAACCGCGGCGTGGCCACCGCCTACCGGGAAGGAATCGTCACCTCCACATCGCTGCTGGCGAATGCCGCGCGCTGGGAGGGCGCCGTATCCACGGCGCTCAGGCTGCCCGGGCTGAAGGTGGGAGTGCATCTCACCCTGGTGGGCGGGGTCCCGGTCCTGGATCCGGCGCGGATCCCCAGCCTCGCTCCGGAAGGCGGGAGGTTCCGGGAATCGTGGCGCGAGTTCCTGCCGGCCTGGCTCGCCGGCTGGATCGACCGTGAGGAAGCGCTCTCGGAGTGGCGCGCGCAGATCCGCCGCGTGCTCGACTCGGGATTGAAGCCGGCCCATCTCGACAGCCACCAGCATCTGCACGTGCTGCCGGACCTCTGGGTCATCGCGCTGGAGCTGGCCCGCGAGTTCGGGATTCCGCGGATTCGTGTCCCCCGCGAGCAAGGGGCCGCACTGCCGGGAGCGCGTCCTGGGCGACGCCTGGCGCGCAGGGCCCTGTCCCTGGTCGCCCGCTGCCCCCTTTTGAACGGGGCACCGCGTTCGTGCGACCGCTTCTTCGGAGGGGCGGAAGCGGGCCACCTGAGCATCTCTTCGCTGGGGAGTATCCTGCGCGCGATTCCGGAGGGATGGTCCGAGCTCATGGTGCACCCGGGCCACCCGGAGCCGGCCTTGACGCACGATTATCCCTGGGGCTACGACTGGGAGTCGGAAGTGCGCGCGCTGTGCGCGGAAGAAACCTGGCGCGAGCTGCGGCGCTGCGGCATCGAGCTGGATCGGGATCCGGCCGGGAAGCCCGACGATGGGAAATCTTCATGGAAATGA
- a CDS encoding tryptophanase, producing MPVIIEPFRIKVVEPINLSERPQRQRWLQEADYNLFGLPSERVTFDLLTDSGTSAMSAAQWGAMMIADESYAGSRSFQRFERVARDLTGYRHIIPTHQGRAAERILFQITVRPDSIIPSNSHFDTTRANIEFDKGEARDLVVDQAGNTASSYPFKGNIDLVRLEELCRRERARMPLAMLTITNNTGGGQPASLENIRECSAILRRHGIPFILDACRFAENAYFIKKREPGQERRSVAEIAHEIFRLADGCIFSGKKDGLVNMGGFLALNDDRLAAEAGNLLILTEGFPTYGGCAARDLEALAVGLEEVLDESYLEYRQATIRYLAEGLDRLGLPTVQPPGGHAVFIDARRVLPHIPPEQFPGQALACELYLAGGIRSCEIGSVMFGGTGKHSASAPARLELVRLALPRRVYTQSHVDRMLEIAAEVASRAGTLRGLEMTFCPPFLRHFTAKFRPLA from the coding sequence GTGCCCGTCATCATCGAGCCGTTTCGCATCAAGGTCGTCGAGCCAATCAATCTGTCCGAGAGGCCGCAGCGGCAGCGCTGGTTGCAGGAGGCCGATTACAACCTCTTCGGGCTGCCTTCCGAGCGGGTCACCTTCGACCTGCTGACCGATTCCGGCACCTCGGCCATGAGCGCCGCGCAATGGGGCGCGATGATGATTGCCGACGAGTCGTATGCCGGCTCGCGCTCCTTTCAGCGCTTCGAGCGGGTGGCGCGCGACCTCACCGGATACCGCCACATCATCCCGACGCACCAGGGGCGCGCCGCCGAGCGCATCCTCTTCCAGATCACCGTGCGGCCCGATTCGATCATTCCGAGCAACAGCCACTTCGACACGACGCGCGCCAACATCGAATTCGACAAGGGAGAGGCGCGCGACCTGGTGGTCGACCAGGCGGGGAACACCGCCTCGAGCTACCCGTTCAAGGGGAACATCGATCTGGTCCGCCTGGAGGAGCTCTGCCGCCGTGAGCGCGCCCGCATGCCGCTCGCGATGCTCACGATCACCAACAACACGGGAGGAGGACAGCCGGCCAGCCTGGAGAACATCCGGGAGTGCAGCGCCATCCTGCGCCGCCACGGAATCCCCTTCATCCTGGACGCCTGCCGCTTCGCCGAGAACGCTTATTTCATCAAGAAGCGCGAGCCGGGCCAGGAGCGGCGCTCGGTCGCCGAGATCGCGCACGAGATCTTCCGGCTCGCCGACGGCTGCATCTTCAGCGGCAAGAAGGACGGGCTGGTGAACATGGGAGGATTCCTGGCGCTCAACGACGACCGGCTCGCTGCCGAAGCGGGCAACCTCCTGATTCTCACCGAAGGGTTCCCCACCTACGGCGGGTGCGCCGCCCGCGACCTGGAAGCGCTGGCGGTGGGGTTGGAGGAGGTCCTCGACGAGTCCTATCTCGAATATCGCCAGGCGACCATACGGTATCTGGCCGAAGGCCTGGATCGCCTCGGCCTGCCGACGGTGCAGCCCCCGGGCGGCCACGCCGTCTTCATCGACGCCCGCCGCGTCCTGCCGCACATTCCGCCGGAGCAGTTTCCCGGCCAGGCCCTGGCGTGCGAGCTGTATCTCGCCGGCGGCATCCGCTCGTGCGAGATCGGCAGCGTGATGTTCGGGGGCACCGGCAAGCACTCCGCCTCGGCGCCGGCGCGCCTGGAGCTGGTGCGCCTGGCGCTGCCGCGCCGCGTCTACACCCAGAGCCACGTCGATCGGATGCTGGAGATCGCGGCCGAAGTGGCCTCCCGCGCGGGGACGCTGCGCGGTCTCGAGATGACTTTCTGTCCGCCGTTCCTGCGGCATTTCACGGCGAAGTTCCGCCCCCTCGCCTGA